The following nucleotide sequence is from Rhodothermus sp..
CTCGCACCCCTAATTAACACACACACACACACACACACCTTGTCAAGTGGAAGATGGGGGAGGAATGACTGAAAAATCAGGGTGTTATGGGATATATGGCGCATTGGTCGACGGGCGCGCTGGCTGCATAGGTTCGGGGCAGGATGGATGCAGCCAGCGCCTTGGAAACGCTGGGCTGGCAGGGACGCGGGCCCGCGCGCCCCGACATGCACCTGTTAATTACCGGGAGTGGCGCTATCCATTGGGTGGTAGGGCAAGAAAGGCACTTTTTTCCAGGCGCTTATAGTACCTTGCAGTACCTTGCGAAAGAATCCAGTTTGGTCTGGCGGGAACTTTGATACCGGAGGTCGTCAAGGTCCGCCACCTGTTTGATACCAGGCGAAATATCGGTCTCTAAAGCAAGCTGGTATTGTATGGGGTTATCCATGGGAGGCAACACGGGCAAAATAGTCGTGCACCTGCTTCCAGGTAGCAGGTGTGTTGGGCTGATCATATATCAGGCGCCCGGCTTCCATCAGGAGAACACGCTGGACCAGGTCCTTGACTTCTGATAGGTTATGCGTGGCCAGGAGTATGGTAGCGGCATGGGTAGTATTCCAGGTGCGTATGAGGTCGCTAAATTGCTTTCGGCCAGTAGGGTCCAGGTGTTCAAAGGGCTCGTCCAGAACCACCAGGCGGGGGTGCGCCAGGAGGGTTGCAGCCAGCCCGAGCCGTTGCCGGTTTCCGGCCGAAAGGTCGCGCACATACTTGCGCTCCGACAGCAGCATCGGATCCAGAAAGGGTGCCAGGCTTTTCAGCCGTGCCTGATATTGGGCTTTATCCAGCCCGTACGCCTGCCCTACAAGCGTCAGGTATTCGCCCGGTGTTAGAAACGGAATCAGAAAGCCTTCATCGAGATAGGCGGCTGTATGCTGCTTCCAGGCGGTGGTTCGGCGTACGTCCTGGCCGTCGAGTAACACGCAGCCTTCTGTAGGCGCCACCAGATCCAGAATCAGACGCAGCAGCGTTGTTTTGCCAGCGCCGTTATGCCCGATCAACCCGACGAGCTCGCCTGAGCGGATAGTCAACTCCGGGATATCGACGGCCATGATCTTGCCGTAGCGTTTTTTCAGCTGAATAAGTCGGATTTCCATAGCTTCAGGGCTCAGATGGCTCGCAGGTGTGCCAGCAGTTCGTACTTGTGCCGCTTCAGTCGTCGCTCCAGCAGGTCCAGCCAGTACGGATAGAGCAGCAGGCCGGTCCCCCCTGATAGTCCCAGGAGCAGGATGCCGTACCGTCCTACCAGTAGCCCTCCGCCAGCTACGCCCACCAGTGCCAGCACCAGACCGAGCAGGCGCCATGGGCGTCTGTAAAAAGTGCGCTTCGAGGGGGCCAGGGATCGAGAGGTCAGCTCGATGCGCACCGCATGTAGCGGTGCTTCCCACAGCACGAGAGGAAATCCCAGTCCGACCAGGTGCAGGTAGAGAGCTGCCAGTTGCTGTACCTGTATCGTTGTCGGACGAAGTGTCGATAGCAGCGCCAGTAGCCCCCAGAGACTCAGTGCAGCGAGAAAGGCGAGGAGCGTCTGTGCAGCTGTAACCAGCAATGTAGCGCTGCCAAGTATCCGATACGAAAGCGGCCAGGTAAACAGCCCATCAGCAAAGGCGCTCTGCAGCGACAGTATATCTCTGGGAAGAGGCAGTGTAGCTGCAAGTAGAAGGGCAATCCCTATCAGAATATACAGAGGATGCTTCAGTGTCAGTCCAATAAGAAGCTGGGCACCGCCGAGTGCACCCAGAAGTAATGGAAGATAAAACGCCGCAAATCGTGTAAAGCGGTGCCGCCAGAGCAGGCGAATCTGCAACAGGGCCAGCTGCCACGTAGCCGGTAGCCACCGCCGGGGTCTATCGACGACCTTGGTCGGTACCCGACCCAGGAAGGGATGATCCAGGTAGAGCGTACATCGAATAAGTGACAGTCCTATTCCGTACAGCACGACATTCAGTACCAGTAATATCACGAGACGGCCAGACTGTCCGTCAAGGGGAGCGGCCAACGTATATGCAGCCAGCCATGCCAATCCGTCCTGTTGGCTCAGCACACTCAGCCCGGCCAGGATGCTCAGCCATACACATGCGTACACGCCGGGCCAGGTGTAGCGGAGCAGGCGAAGAAGGTTGGTGGTCCACTGGACTCCGGTCGTCAATAGCGTGGCCGCCAGAAGCCATCCCAGTGCCGGTAATGCTGCAAAGCGAGGCGCAATGCTCCCCATCCAGAGGCCCAGCAGGAATAAGCTCAGTATTCCGTTGGTCCCGTGCAGTAGGCTGAGTAGCTGCAGTGCATGGGCCAGACAGGTTCGAGAAGTCGGCCAGAGCAACCACGAGCGAAAGGGGACGTCCGGTCCTTCCTGCCAGAGCGATTGTAGCAGCGGCCAGAACAAAACCAGACTGAGCGTCGATGCATGTATCCAGGGAAGCCGCTCGGTCGGTGAGACCATCCAGAGCATTCGTTCCAGCATCAGGCCGGTGCTCAGTGCTCCAAGGCCGAGCAGTCCACCGACCGCCCAGAGCAGTCTGCGTTCGAACCCTCCCTGTACTTCAGTCTGTCGGCGCCTGAGGTGCACCCACCAGAGCCGAAATAGCAAACAGAGACGGCAGCCTGCCATCTCAGTTACACCCGATTGCAGTGCCAATGCCAATCCCGGTCGCCG
It contains:
- a CDS encoding ABC transporter ATP-binding protein — its product is MEIRLIQLKKRYGKIMAVDIPELTIRSGELVGLIGHNGAGKTTLLRLILDLVAPTEGCVLLDGQDVRRTTAWKQHTAAYLDEGFLIPFLTPGEYLTLVGQAYGLDKAQYQARLKSLAPFLDPMLLSERKYVRDLSAGNRQRLGLAATLLAHPRLVVLDEPFEHLDPTGRKQFSDLIRTWNTTHAATILLATHNLSEVKDLVQRVLLMEAGRLIYDQPNTPATWKQVHDYFARVASHG
- a CDS encoding DUF5687 family protein, whose product is MAGCRLCLLFRLWWVHLRRRQTEVQGGFERRLLWAVGGLLGLGALSTGLMLERMLWMVSPTERLPWIHASTLSLVLFWPLLQSLWQEGPDVPFRSWLLWPTSRTCLAHALQLLSLLHGTNGILSLFLLGLWMGSIAPRFAALPALGWLLAATLLTTGVQWTTNLLRLLRYTWPGVYACVWLSILAGLSVLSQQDGLAWLAAYTLAAPLDGQSGRLVILLVLNVVLYGIGLSLIRCTLYLDHPFLGRVPTKVVDRPRRWLPATWQLALLQIRLLWRHRFTRFAAFYLPLLLGALGGAQLLIGLTLKHPLYILIGIALLLAATLPLPRDILSLQSAFADGLFTWPLSYRILGSATLLVTAAQTLLAFLAALSLWGLLALLSTLRPTTIQVQQLAALYLHLVGLGFPLVLWEAPLHAVRIELTSRSLAPSKRTFYRRPWRLLGLVLALVGVAGGGLLVGRYGILLLGLSGGTGLLLYPYWLDLLERRLKRHKYELLAHLRAI